The Hymenobacter canadensis genomic interval CAATACGCAAGCGGAAGGTTACACGCTTGACAGAAGTTATCCCACTGGGATTACGCTCACCCAAGTACTGACACTAAGTTTTTTCGATGATTACGCCTATTCTAGCATTACCAGTCCATATGGTTTTGTTCCAGAACTTGGTCATATAGCGGAGAACCGCGATGTACATGGAATGGCTACCGCAACCCGTGTTCGGGGCTTGGGAGATCAGAGTTGGTATAACAGCGTGATGTATTACGACAGCAAGCATCGAATTATTCAGGTTGTAACCGACAATACCTTCAGTACAAACTTACCTGGCCGACTCACCAAGACCTACGATTTCATTGGTCAGGAAGCAGGCGCAAAAGAGACTATAACAATCAACGGTGCTACCCGCACAATTGAGCAGACCAATGAACTTGATAGCCAAGGCCGGGTTATCGGCGTAGTTTGCTCTATTGATGGGGAGAGAGCCGTAAATATCGCAGTCAACGAATACAATGAGCTGGGGCAACAAGTAGATAAGAAGCTGCATGAGTCACCTGGGCGAACCTACTTACAGTCGCTGGACTATCGATATAATATTCGTGGATGGCTAACCCATTTGAACAACCGAGATTTGAGTGAAACTTCACCGTGGATGAGTACGGAAGATCCAAATGAGGATAATGATGCCTATCAAGATCTATTTGGGCTGGAACTTAATTATAACGGTATTGATTCCCGTGGCACGATGTTGATGGGTGAAACGGCGCCTTTGTTTAATGGTAGCATAGCGGAGCAAGTGTGGCGATCTGCTAGTGATAATCAATTACGCGGGTATGCGTATTTATATGATGGTTTCAACCGCATAACAGATGGGCGCTACCGTGAGTGGAACCAAGCACAAAGCTGGAATACAGATGCACGGGACAATTACACTACTAGTGGAATTACTTACGATGACAATGGAAATATTGCCACGATGCTGCGCAATGGGCTAGCATATCCTAAATTCCTAGGCTATGGAGCAATTGATGAACTGAATTATACATACAGTGGTAACCAAGTTACCAGAGTACAAGAGGCCTTACCTACCACTGATTTCAGGCGCAAAACAGATATAAAAAGCAGTACCGATTTTCAATATGACCCAAATGGCAATGTAGAACGCGACTCCGGCAAGGGGAGTACAATAGTTTATAATTATCTGAATTTACCCCAAAGTGTTCAATTCAACAATGGGTCTCGTATCGACTTTCAGTACTCGGCAACTGGGCAGCGCTTCGGCAAGAAAGTTTACAATGCGCAAGGCCTGCTCCTATCTAGCGTAACATCTAATGGCAGCTTCACTTTCCAAACTGGTCCTGATAGACTGTTTGTTGCTACGCCTGAGGGGCGCGCGTTGTATGAGCCTAATCGTACTTCGGAGCCGGAAAAGTGGGTGTATGAATATCACATTAAGGATCATTTAGGAAATCTACGAATGGTTTTCCGTGATAAGGGTACGGATACATATCGCGCGTCCTTTGAGGAGGAGAATACAGAGCAGGAAAGTCGGCATTTTGATAAGTTAGCTTCGATTCGTCAACTCGATCCTATGCACGCACAAGCTGGCCAATATGCTGCGCGTCTCAATGCAGGACAAGCGAATCGTTTAGAGGGAGCAATAGCATCTATACCAGTGCATGCTGGCGACAGTATACATCTGGAAGTTTATGGTTTATATGAGATAATTAAGCAGCCTAAGGGCGTGTCTTGGATAGTTGCTGCAATACCAATTGGGAATACGAACACGACACAAGATGGTAAAACAAATCGCAAGGTCAAACCTGTACTGGGTGCAGGCTTAGCTATGATACCAGGACTGATGAAGCGGCACCATGCAAAGCGTCCCGAAGCAGCTATGCACTACGAGTTTTACAGTCGCGACAGCGTTTTATTGAATAGTAAGGATATCCCGCTGACATCTCGAGCCGCAACCGGCTGGGAGAAGCTATACGATGACTTCAAAGCTGACAGTACCGGTTATATCCGGGTATCACTTATAAATGAGAGTGTTACGGATGCTTGGTTTGATAATGCCACCATTGGTGTAAAGCCGAGCATGATTGTACAAGAGAATCATTACGATCCTTGGGGATTGAACTTAGTTGGGATAGAAAGGAATGGGTATCCAGATGACTATAAGTTACAGTATAACGGCAAGGAAATGATTGAAAACTTAGACTGGATAGATTATGGATTGCGGTATTACAGTGCTCAGATAGGACGTTGGAGTGGTGTTGATCCATTAGCTGAAAAAGCGATGCGTTATTCTACTTACACTTATGGATTTAATAATCCTACAGTAATGTTCGATCCAGACGGAGCATATCCATGGTCAGTGCATATTCGCTCATTCATTACAACTTCAACTGTTGGAGGAGGAAATTTCAGAGGAGATGGCAGGCAAGCAACTGTATCAACCTCTAGAGAAGTAACTTCAAGAGTTAGAACACATTTTGTTGTTGATCCATCCAAGGGAACCTTATCTAATCTTTCATCTATTTCAGACCCAACTGTGTTCTATGGAGGGCACTTCAATAATATTGTGATTCCACCCATGGTTAAAGCTGCTGTTCCTACATCTTCTCTCAATATTAAAGGGCTTGGCTACGGCACTACGTCATTTTCATTTAGTCATTCGGCGAAGGACCCAATAACGCCACAATGGAGTACTCCTGCTTTAGATCTCCACGCTAATCTTACATTCAAGGAAGATTTGGCTAAAGGCATATTGTCAATAACAGGTTCTTTTAATGGAGATGAGTTTCCAAGTTCTGAGGCCTTTATTATGGATCAATCAGGAAAATCGAAAGTGTTTCTGGGAGCTAAAATGGAAAACGGTGGTCTTCCGGATTTATTTGGCGACAATAAGATTCCATTATTCAATGTCAATATGCTCATTAAAATAGATGACAAAGGTAATTTTACTGGTGTCAGAAATGAAGGCACAGATTATACCGTAGAGCAATGGAACACAATGGTTCAGAAAAATTTTGGAAGATGAGAACAATATTTATAGCC includes:
- a CDS encoding DUF6443 domain-containing protein; this translates as MAFQQPIQQIFLYIQPLLLAVCLCVPAPVVAQRAAYNYVRTETMLNPGVQGDRGDMSTTNKRVVYEYVDGIGRPLQTVAVQASPSGKDAVQPRTFDAQGRETFHYLPYTIDSDGRMRSDWRQEQPTFYDIAPKVSRDIRLYSESVFESSPLSQLKEQAAPGWSWQPSSGATVKYNTRLNKAVEVRECTYSPISNIITSAGPYAIGALTAQETTDEQGLKSINFYDSRGLLMCNNQVSTSGSTLSTCYLYSDGGKLLFVLPPECMRRWAQASFGTLSSTLLEDYAFQYKYDERGRLIEKKIPGAGWQYLIYDQWDRLVLKQDGNMRRANAAQWHFVKYDASNRSIITGIYNSAITNRDQLRADVAASNVRCEVRNTQAEGYTLDRSYPTGITLTQVLTLSFFDDYAYSSITSPYGFVPELGHIAENRDVHGMATATRVRGLGDQSWYNSVMYYDSKHRIIQVVTDNTFSTNLPGRLTKTYDFIGQEAGAKETITINGATRTIEQTNELDSQGRVIGVVCSIDGERAVNIAVNEYNELGQQVDKKLHESPGRTYLQSLDYRYNIRGWLTHLNNRDLSETSPWMSTEDPNEDNDAYQDLFGLELNYNGIDSRGTMLMGETAPLFNGSIAEQVWRSASDNQLRGYAYLYDGFNRITDGRYREWNQAQSWNTDARDNYTTSGITYDDNGNIATMLRNGLAYPKFLGYGAIDELNYTYSGNQVTRVQEALPTTDFRRKTDIKSSTDFQYDPNGNVERDSGKGSTIVYNYLNLPQSVQFNNGSRIDFQYSATGQRFGKKVYNAQGLLLSSVTSNGSFTFQTGPDRLFVATPEGRALYEPNRTSEPEKWVYEYHIKDHLGNLRMVFRDKGTDTYRASFEEENTEQESRHFDKLASIRQLDPMHAQAGQYAARLNAGQANRLEGAIASIPVHAGDSIHLEVYGLYEIIKQPKGVSWIVAAIPIGNTNTTQDGKTNRKVKPVLGAGLAMIPGLMKRHHAKRPEAAMHYEFYSRDSVLLNSKDIPLTSRAATGWEKLYDDFKADSTGYIRVSLINESVTDAWFDNATIGVKPSMIVQENHYDPWGLNLVGIERNGYPDDYKLQYNGKEMIENLDWIDYGLRYYSAQIGRWSGVDPLAEKAMRYSTYTYGFNNPTVMFDPDGAYPWSVHIRSFITTSTVGGGNFRGDGRQATVSTSREVTSRVRTHFVVDPSKGTLSNLSSISDPTVFYGGHFNNIVIPPMVKAAVPTSSLNIKGLGYGTTSFSFSHSAKDPITPQWSTPALDLHANLTFKEDLAKGILSITGSFNGDEFPSSEAFIMDQSGKSKVFLGAKMENGGLPDLFGDNKIPLFNVNMLIKIDDKGNFTGVRNEGTDYTVEQWNTMVQKNFGR